A genomic window from Haliaeetus albicilla chromosome 10, bHalAlb1.1, whole genome shotgun sequence includes:
- the ATMIN gene encoding ATM interactor, producing MAAAAAAAGRRGGGLGRPPAPAPVPVGDLPPAGELVRPSVTELSQVRTNILCTVPGCGKVLPNSPALNMHLSKAHPVQDGKLNAPVRKGLKTSQKFYCCPIEGCPRGPNRPFSQFSLVKQHFMKMHAEKKHKCDKCSNSYGTEWYLKRHIEVCGKTFQCTCGCPYASRTALLSHIYRTGHEIPAEHRDPPSKKRKMETSVHNQQLAEKANEAFINTHNNNPGTQELESSEVKLVASLEGSCSSNFTNQMQPKCTPKMLLPKPKVALVKLPVMQLAHLPIYVSATDSSVKPAVVAVDNQGSVLSTVHLLPQSIGILIPALEAETLLFKDSMPVSKVTNSGDHEPVSTGVQVELDTVASNNTGQELGNVCHKNKISSINIQTDLSYISQNFVPAAAWTPNSSVSSCSQTDLSFSSQVSLPISVQTQTLLPASRLTSSIAAQTDAFSQVCFPACSISRETQTSRTQDSIDGRVQMDQAVMCSDIFDNVHSSYNVSTHIQLPENNLMPANIDQTLLQRSNGKGLNQDTVKSESLISFNTQTNILPPQNTTDNQTQTMDLLSDLENIFSGNMSGQTLDNRGLLSETSSNADTHLPSGPSQSTGIDFDIEEFFSASNIQTQTEESELGTLNSEPVLESLDIETQTDFLFSDSATQSYSCRGNSNFLGLEMFDTQTQTDLNFFLDSNTHLPLGSILKQSSFSMSTDSSDTETQTEVYPATKNIPTQNIESKVQLSSAETQTMDSCFENLGSLFLTSNETQTAMDDFLLADLAWNTMESQFSSVETQTCEELCSLFQSSDKPSH from the exons GATGGAAAACTTAATGCACCAGTAAGGAAGGGTTTGAAAACTTCACAGAAATTCTACTGCTGTCCTATTGAAGGCTGCCCTAGAGGACCAAACAGACcattttcccaattttctcttgTAAAACAG CACTTTATGAAAATGCATGCTGAAAAGAAGCACAAATGTGATAAATGTAGTAACTCCTATGGTACAGAATGGTATTTGAAACGGCATATAGAGGTCTGTGGCAAGACTTTCCAGTGTACTTGTGGGTGCCCTTATGCCAGCAGAACAGCATTACTGTCTCATATTTACAGAACTGGCCATGAAATTCCTGCAGAACACAG GGATCCTCCtagtaagaaaaggaaaatggaaaccTCTGTCCATAATCAGCAGTTGgcagagaaagcaaatgaaGCATTCATCAATACACACAATAATAATCCTGGCACTCAGGAATTGGAGTCCTCTGAAGTGAAACTAGTGGCCTCTCTTGAAGGCTCCTGCAGTTCTAACTTCACGAACCAAATGCAGCCAAAATGTACTCCGAAGATGCTTTTACCAAAGCCCAAGGTGGCTTTGGTTAAGCTTCCAGTGATGCAGCTTGCTCACTTGCCTATATATGTATCTGCAACAGACTCTTCTGTCAAACCTGCTGTAGTGGCTGTTGATAATCAAGGTTCAGTTCTAAGTACTGTTCATTTATTGCCTCAATCTATAGGAATTCTGATTCCAGCACTGGAGGCAGAAACACTTCTATTTAAAGATAGTATGCCCGTTTCAAAAGTGACAAATTCCGGTGATCACGAACCAGTAAGTACTGGTGTACAAGTTGAGTTGGATACGGTTGCATCAAATAACACAGGGCAAGAGCTGGGGAATGTTTGTCACAAGAATAAAATTTCTTCAATAAATATACAGACTGACTTATCTTATATTTCACAGAACTTTGTACCGGCTGCAGCCTGGACTCCCAATTCTTCTGTATCCTCTTGCTCTCAGACAGATCTGTCATTCAGTTCACAGGTTTCGTTACCTATCAGTGTGCAAACACAGACgctgctgcctgcttccagACTGACTTCATCCATAGCTGCTCAGACTGATGCTTTTAGTCAGGTTTGTTTTCCAGCATGCAGCATTTCTAGAGAGACTCAAACCAGTAGGACACAGGACTCTATTGATGGAAGAGTGCAAATGGACCAGGCTGTAATGTGCAGTGACATCTTTGACAACGTTCATTCATCATATAATGTTTCTACTCACATTCAACTTCCAGAAAACAATTTAATGCCTGCAAATATAGATCAAACCTTGCTGCAAAGGAGTAATGGCAAGGGCCTGAATCAAGATACGGTCAAGTCTGAATCCCTTATCAGCTTCAACACACAGACTAATATACTTCCACCTCAAAATACGACGGATAATCAAACCCAGACAATGGACCTACTAAGTGATTTGGAAAACATCTTTTCAGGAAACATGTCTGGCCAGACACTGGATAATCGTGGCCTTTTGTCTGAGACAAGTTCTAATGCTGACACACATCTGCCATCTGGTCCATCACAGAGCACAGGAATAGACTTTGACATTGAAGAGTTCTTTTCAGCATCCAATATCCAAACTCAGACTGAAGAGAGTGAGCTTGGTACCCTAAACTCTGAGCCAGTTTTGGAGTCACTGGACATTGAAACTCAGActgatttcttattttcagataGTGCCACTCAATCATATAGCTGCCGAGGAAATTCTAACTTCCTAGGTTTGGAGATGTTTGATACACAGACACAAACAGACTTGAATTTCTTTTTGGACAGTAATACCCATCTGCCTTTAGGAAGTATTCTGAAGCAGTCTAGTTTCTCCATGAGTACTGACTCCTCTGATACAGAAACGCAGACGGAAGTATATCCGGCTACTAAAAATATACCTACTCAGAATATTGAAAGCAAAGTCCAGCTCAGTAGTGCTGAAACACAGACTATGGATAGCTGCTTTGAGAATCTAGGGAGTTTATTCCTTACCAGCAATGAGACACAGACAGCAATGGATGACTTTCTTCTGGCTGACTTAGCCTGGAATACAATGGAGTCCCAGTTCAGTTCAGTAGAAACACAGACCTGTGAAGAGCTGTGCTCCTTGTTTCAGAGCTCTGACAAGCCCAGCCATTGA